In Oryza brachyantha chromosome 1, ObraRS2, whole genome shotgun sequence, the following are encoded in one genomic region:
- the LOC102702240 gene encoding pentatricopeptide repeat-containing protein At1g10910, chloroplastic isoform X1 yields the protein MEAAASLPLPASRFLSPPPPPTPAVAAAVAACCSRRSLSRARAAAAGALQASRPRPSPRRSAVAEVKASPDPVSALTRFEDVLQTQDCNIILRHYGETRRWDELSKVFGWMQEHDMLNVASYSSYFKYLGLSRNPAQALRVYGSIQEHSTRVHVSVCNSVLGCLVKNGRFDSSFKLYDEMIREGVSPDLFTYSTLLSGCMKLNHGYTKAMELVNELNSRGLQMDSVIYGTLLAICASHNCCEKAEEYFQKMKDEGHNPNLFHYSSLLNAYSENANYEKADLLMKDLRSSGLTPNKVILTTLLKVYSKGGLFEKARALLTELEASGFAEDEMPYCILIDGLVKERKIWDAMILFNEMKEKGVKSDGYAFSIMISALHRGGYHQESKQLAKEFEANNATYDLVMLNTSLRAYCSTNDMESVMLMLKKMDESNISPDAITFNTLIRYFCNAKVYHLAYKTIQDMHTKGHQLNEELCSEIMMQLGEAGFPSEAFSVYNMLRYGKRRVCKSLHEKVLCILVPAGLLKDAYIVVKDNAEFISRRSLGNFARSFVASGNINLINDVMKALHRSGWCISQDIFGKAIQRYIQKPDKKQLLLCLLDWMTGQGYSVDSSSRNLLLRNAQLFGQKQLIAEILSKQQEASRITGPRTKK from the exons ATGGaggccgccgcgtcgctgccGCTCCCCGCCTCCCgcttcctctcccctcctcctcctccaacgCCGGctgtcgcggcggcggtggctgcgtGCTGCTCCCGGCGGAGCctttcccgcgcccgcgccgctgccgccggggCGCTGCAAGCCTCGAGGCCGCGGCCGTCCCCTCGGCGCAGCGCTGTCGCGGAGGTCAAGGCCTCGCCCGACCCTGTCTCTGCGCTCACCAG GTTCGAGGATGTGCTGCAGACACAGGACTGCAACATAATCCTGCGCCACTACGGGGAAACAAGACGCTGGGATGAGCTTTCTAAG GTCTTCGGGTGGATGCAGGAGCACGACATGCTCAACGTTGCGTCTTACAGCAGTTACTTTAAGTACCTTGGATTGAGCCGTAACCCTGCCCAAGCGTTGCGAGTGTACGGCTCTATCCAAGAGCACTCAACGAGAGTTCATGTCTCTGTTTGTAATTCGGTCCTCGGGTGCTTGGTGAAGAATGGGAGGTTTGACAGCAGCTTCAAGCTTTATGATGAGATGATACGAGAAGGTGTATCACCCGATCTGTTCACCTACAGTACT CTGCTATCAGGGTGCATGAAGCTGAATCATGGCTACACTAAGGCCATGGAATTAGTAAATGAGCTGAACTCCCGTGGTCTTCAGATGGATAGTGTAATTTATGGCACTCTCCTGGCTATATGCGCATCTCATAATTGCTGTGAGAAGGCTGAGgaatattttcagaaaatgaAGGATGAAGGCCACAATCCTAATCTATTCCATTATAGCTCTCTGTTGAATGCATATTCAGAAAATGCTAATTATGAAAAAGCTGATCTGTTGATGAAAGATTTGAGGTCATCAGGGTTAACACCGAACAAG GTTATACTCACGACTTTGTTAAAGGTGTATTCTAAAGGTGGTCTCTTTGAGAAGGCAAGGGCACTGCTAACTGAACTGGAAGCTTCAGGCTTCGCAGAGGATGAG ATGCCTTACTGTATATTGATTGATGGCCTTGTCAAAGAACGGAAGATATGGGATGCCATGATCCTATTTAATGagatgaaagaaaaaggtgtCAAGTCTG ATGGCTATGCATTCAGTATCATGATATCAGCATTACACCGAGGTGGCTATCATCAAGAGTCAAAACAACTTGCAAAAGAATTTGAGGCCAACAATGCTACATATGATCTGGTTATGCTTAATACATCACTTCGTGCTTACTGTAGCACCAATGATATGGAAAGTGTAATGCTTATGCTGAAGAAAATGGATGAATCAAACATATCACCTGATGCTATCACATTTAATACCTTAATAAGGTACTTCTGCAACGCAAAGGTCTATCATCTAGCATACAAGACAATTCAAGATATGCATACAAAGGGCCATCAATTGAATGAG GAGCTTTGTTCTGAGATAATGATGCAGCTAGGAGAAGCAGGTTTTCCTTCTGAAGCATTTTCTGTGTATAATATGTTGAGATACGGAAAGAGAAGAGTGTGTAAATCTCTTCATGAGAAGGTTTTATGTATCCTAGTTCCAGCTGGACTTCTTAAGGATGCGTACATAGTTGTTAAG GACAATGCCGAGTTCATATCTCGACGTTCGCTGGGGAATTTTGCTAGATCTTTCGTGGCATCAGGAAAcataaatttgattaatgaTGTTATGAAAGCACTACACCGTTCAGGATGGTGTATTAGCCAG GATATCTTTGGGAAAGCAATTCAGCGATACATTCAGAAACCTGATAAGAAGCAACTACTGTTATGCCTCTTGGATTGGATGACTGGTCAAGGCTATTCTGTGGACTCGTCATCAAGGAACTTGCTTTTGAGAAATGCCCAGCTCTTTGGCCAGAAACAACTTATAGCAGAAATCCTTTCCAAGCAGCAGGAAGCATCAAGGATTACAGGCCCAAGGacaaaaaaatag
- the LOC102702240 gene encoding pentatricopeptide repeat-containing protein At1g10910, chloroplastic isoform X2: MQEHDMLNVASYSSYFKYLGLSRNPAQALRVYGSIQEHSTRVHVSVCNSVLGCLVKNGRFDSSFKLYDEMIREGVSPDLFTYSTLLSGCMKLNHGYTKAMELVNELNSRGLQMDSVIYGTLLAICASHNCCEKAEEYFQKMKDEGHNPNLFHYSSLLNAYSENANYEKADLLMKDLRSSGLTPNKVILTTLLKVYSKGGLFEKARALLTELEASGFAEDEMPYCILIDGLVKERKIWDAMILFNEMKEKGVKSDGYAFSIMISALHRGGYHQESKQLAKEFEANNATYDLVMLNTSLRAYCSTNDMESVMLMLKKMDESNISPDAITFNTLIRYFCNAKVYHLAYKTIQDMHTKGHQLNEELCSEIMMQLGEAGFPSEAFSVYNMLRYGKRRVCKSLHEKVLCILVPAGLLKDAYIVVKDNAEFISRRSLGNFARSFVASGNINLINDVMKALHRSGWCISQDIFGKAIQRYIQKPDKKQLLLCLLDWMTGQGYSVDSSSRNLLLRNAQLFGQKQLIAEILSKQQEASRITGPRTKK; this comes from the exons ATGCAGGAGCACGACATGCTCAACGTTGCGTCTTACAGCAGTTACTTTAAGTACCTTGGATTGAGCCGTAACCCTGCCCAAGCGTTGCGAGTGTACGGCTCTATCCAAGAGCACTCAACGAGAGTTCATGTCTCTGTTTGTAATTCGGTCCTCGGGTGCTTGGTGAAGAATGGGAGGTTTGACAGCAGCTTCAAGCTTTATGATGAGATGATACGAGAAGGTGTATCACCCGATCTGTTCACCTACAGTACT CTGCTATCAGGGTGCATGAAGCTGAATCATGGCTACACTAAGGCCATGGAATTAGTAAATGAGCTGAACTCCCGTGGTCTTCAGATGGATAGTGTAATTTATGGCACTCTCCTGGCTATATGCGCATCTCATAATTGCTGTGAGAAGGCTGAGgaatattttcagaaaatgaAGGATGAAGGCCACAATCCTAATCTATTCCATTATAGCTCTCTGTTGAATGCATATTCAGAAAATGCTAATTATGAAAAAGCTGATCTGTTGATGAAAGATTTGAGGTCATCAGGGTTAACACCGAACAAG GTTATACTCACGACTTTGTTAAAGGTGTATTCTAAAGGTGGTCTCTTTGAGAAGGCAAGGGCACTGCTAACTGAACTGGAAGCTTCAGGCTTCGCAGAGGATGAG ATGCCTTACTGTATATTGATTGATGGCCTTGTCAAAGAACGGAAGATATGGGATGCCATGATCCTATTTAATGagatgaaagaaaaaggtgtCAAGTCTG ATGGCTATGCATTCAGTATCATGATATCAGCATTACACCGAGGTGGCTATCATCAAGAGTCAAAACAACTTGCAAAAGAATTTGAGGCCAACAATGCTACATATGATCTGGTTATGCTTAATACATCACTTCGTGCTTACTGTAGCACCAATGATATGGAAAGTGTAATGCTTATGCTGAAGAAAATGGATGAATCAAACATATCACCTGATGCTATCACATTTAATACCTTAATAAGGTACTTCTGCAACGCAAAGGTCTATCATCTAGCATACAAGACAATTCAAGATATGCATACAAAGGGCCATCAATTGAATGAG GAGCTTTGTTCTGAGATAATGATGCAGCTAGGAGAAGCAGGTTTTCCTTCTGAAGCATTTTCTGTGTATAATATGTTGAGATACGGAAAGAGAAGAGTGTGTAAATCTCTTCATGAGAAGGTTTTATGTATCCTAGTTCCAGCTGGACTTCTTAAGGATGCGTACATAGTTGTTAAG GACAATGCCGAGTTCATATCTCGACGTTCGCTGGGGAATTTTGCTAGATCTTTCGTGGCATCAGGAAAcataaatttgattaatgaTGTTATGAAAGCACTACACCGTTCAGGATGGTGTATTAGCCAG GATATCTTTGGGAAAGCAATTCAGCGATACATTCAGAAACCTGATAAGAAGCAACTACTGTTATGCCTCTTGGATTGGATGACTGGTCAAGGCTATTCTGTGGACTCGTCATCAAGGAACTTGCTTTTGAGAAATGCCCAGCTCTTTGGCCAGAAACAACTTATAGCAGAAATCCTTTCCAAGCAGCAGGAAGCATCAAGGATTACAGGCCCAAGGacaaaaaaatag
- the LOC102702520 gene encoding vacuolar-processing enzyme, producing MAPAPRLLPLLPPLAALLLCAHLAVAVARPRMEPWDSSDNLLLPSEREWERERERSVEDEDAAEAAVGTRWAVLIAGSNGYYNYRHQADVCHAYQIMKKGGLKDENIIVFMYDDIAHNSENPRPGVIINHPQGGDVYAGVPKDYTGKDVNVKNLFAVLLGDKTAVSGGSGKVLDSGPNDHIFIFYSDHGGPGVLGMPTYPYLYGDDLVDVLKKKHAAGTYKSLVFYLEACESGSIFEGLLPDDINVYATTASNADESSWGTYCPGEYPSPPPEYDTCLGDLYSVAWMEDCDVHNLRTESLRQQYNLVKERTSVQHTYDSGSHVMQYGSIELNAHHLFLYMGSNPANDNSTFVEDNSLPSFSRAVNQRDADLVYFWQKYRKLAEGSPEKNEARKQLLEMMAHRSHVDNSVELIGNLLFGSEEGPRVLKAVRATGEPLIDDWSCLKSMVRAFEAQCGSLAQYGMKHMRSFANICIAGISAEEMAKVAAQACTSIPSNPWSSTHRGFSA from the exons ATGGCGCCCGCccctcgcctcctccccctaCTCCCCCCTCTCGCGGCGCTGCTCCTCTGcgcgcacctcgccgtcgcggtgGCGCGGCCGCGGATGGAGCCGTGGGACAGCAGCGACAACCTCCTCCTGCCGTCGGAGCGGGagtgggagcgggagcgggagcgcaGCGTGGAGGATGAGGACGCCGCGGAGGCCGCCGTCGGGACGAGGTGGGCCGTCCTCATCGCCGGCTCCAACGGCTACTACAACTACCGCCACCAG GCCGACGTCTGCCATGCCTACCAGATCATGAAGAAGGGCGGGCTCAAGGACGAGAACATCATCGTCTTCATGTACGACGACATCGCGCACAATTCGGAGAATCCGAGGCCCGGTGTCATCATCAACCATCCCCAGGGTGGCGATGTCTATGCTGGGGTCCCGAAG GATTACACCGGGAAGGATGTTAATGTCAAGAACTTGTTTGCTGTTCTGCTCGGCGACAAAACTGCTGTCAGTGGTGGGAGTGGCAAAGTTCTGGACAGTGGCCCCAACgatcatattttcattttttacagTGACCATGGGGGTCCTGGTGTCCTTG GGATGCCAACCTATCCATACCTATATGGAGATGATCTTGTAGATGTTCTGAAGAAGAAGCATGCTGCTGGGACGTACAAAAGCCTg GTCTTTTACCTTGAAGCctgtgaatccggaagcatcTTTGAGGGTCTATTGCCTGATGACATCAATGTTTATGCCACCACTGCGTCAAACGCAGATGAGAGCAGCTGGGGGACATACTGCCCCGGGGAGTACCCGAGCCCACCTCCGGAGTACGACACATGCCTGGGGGACTTGTACAGCGTTGCTTGGATGGAAGACTG CGATGTCCACAACCTGAGAACTGAATCACTCAGGCAGCAATACAATCTG GTCAAGGAAAGGACATCTGTTCAGCACACGTATGACTCTGGTTCACATGTGATGCAATACGGTTCTATAGAGCTGAATGCCCATCATCTGTTCTTGTACATGGGTTCCAATCCTGCTAACGACAATTCTACGTTCGTGGAAGATAACTCATTGCCATCGTTCTCAAGGGCTGTTAATCAGCGGGATGCTGACCTGGTTTACTTCTGGCAGAAG TACCGGAAATTGGCTGAGGGTTCTCCTGAGAAAAATGAAGCTCGGAAGCAATTGCTTGAAATGATGGCACATAGGTCTCATGTTGACAACAGCGTTGAGCTGATCGGAAATCTTCTCTTTGGCTCTGAGGAAGGTCCACGGGTTCTAAAGGCTGTTCGTGCAACTGGTGAACCTCTGATTGATGACTGGAGCTGTCTCAAGTCTATG GTGCGGGCTTTCGAAGCACAATGTGGCTCACTGGCGCAGTACGGAATGAAGCACATGCGGTCCTTTGCAAACATCTGTATTGCTGGCATCTCTGCTGAAGAGATGGCAAAGGTTGCCGCACAGGCTTGCACCAGCATTCCCTCCAACCCATGGAGTTCCACCCATAGGGGCTTTAGTGCTTAA